The genomic interval TCGGATACCAGCCGCGCTTTGCCGTCAATCACTTGCAGGGCGCCTTCCGGGCAGTTGGGAATGCACTGGCCGCAGCCGGTGCACTTCTCTTCATCAACGTTGATAATCTTGCGCTTACTTCCCATTCTTGTCTCCGAATTCCTTAACCAGGTCGGTCAGACGTGTGCGTCCCAGGGTGCGTATCACGTCGCGGTTGAGCTTGCCGAAGTAGCCACTCAGCGCGCAGCCGCCTGCCTTGCACACCGGTTCGCCGAACAGGCAGGAGCGGGCCTGCATCGGCCCTTCAACTGCCTCGTAAATCTCCCTGAGCGATATCTGCCGCGGGGGACGGTTGAGCCGGTACCCGCCGGTCGGACCGCGCGTGCCGGTGACGAGGCCGGCATGCTCGAGCGCGACCATCACCTTGGCCAGGTGCGCCGTCGACGCATCAAGCCGGGCCGCAATCTCGCGGGTGCGAGTTGTGGGCTCGGACGAAGCCGCGATGACCGCCAGCGCGTGGAGGCCGAGGTTCGCCGCCTCCGTTACCCGGAAGGGGCCGGAACCGGTCGGGCGTGAGTTATTAGTCATTTCGGTATTAGAATACATAAATAGCGCCGGCTGTCAAGCTCGGCGTTGTGGGAACCGGACCGGACGTGACCGGCTCTTTGCTGAGACCCCTGAAACCGGCACGCGAGCCCGCCGCAATGGCCCAAAGATATAGAGAAGGTGAGGAAGGAAGTGCTCGCAGTTTACCTGGCGCGCATCTGTGCCTTCGTGACTGAATTGCGGGTTCGGGGGCCGTCCGGCTTGACAAGCGGGCATGATTTGAGGACGCTACGGGGTGGTTTCCGGCGATACGTGCCCGGTGCGGCGCCCGCGAGCCTTCCTCTTCCCGGTGATCGGCGCGCTGGTCGTCCTGGCCTGGTTGAACCGTTTCATCCAGGACGACGCCTTCATCTCGTTTCGCTACGCCCGGAATTTCGCGAACGGGCTGGGCCTCGTCTGGAATCCGGGTGAGCGCGTCGAGGGTTACACCAACTTCCTCTGGACCGTGCTGATGGCAATCCCACACAAACTTGGCTTGAGTCCCATCGCGTTCTGCTACGGCTTCGGCCTGGTGCTCTTCGCGTTCACGCTCTATCTCACCTACCTCGCGGCGCGGTCGGTGCTGGGTTTGGAACGACCGGCCCTGATTGCGGTCGTGCTGCTGGGCACGAATTACACCTTCAGCGCGTTCGCCACGAGCGGCATGGAGACGCAGTTGCAGGCCTGCCTCTTCGTGTTGGCGGTTCTGCTCTTTCTGCGTCTGGGTAAGGAGGGCTCGGCTGTGTCCGGAGCGGCGTTCCTGTCGGCGGTGCTGGGTCTGGCCTTGTTGACGAGGCCGGATTCCGTGCTGCTGGTTGTCGTGCTGCTGCCGATGGCGCTTCGAGTCCTGTGGCAGAAGCAAGGCCGGCGCATCGGCGGGCTTCTGGCGCTGACTCTTCCGCTCGTCGCAGTGGTGGGACCGTGGCTGGTCTGGAAGCTCGCGTTCTACGGGAATCTGCTGCCGAGTACTTTCTACGCGAAGTCTCCGACATCTGTCTCGCTGTTCAGGGGACTGTTCTATCTGGCGGCCTTTGTCGGCATCTACTTTCTCTTCCTGCTTCTGCCGTGGGCGGTGAAGGCCGGCCGGCGCTTGCTTCGGTCTCGCGAGCCGAAGCTCCTGATGCTCTCCGTCATTGTCGGGTTATGGTTCGCGTACGTCGCCGTGTTCGGCGGCGACTTCATGCAGTTCAGAATGCTGGTGCCGGTAATGCCTTTCCTCTTCATCCTGATAACCTGGGTGTTGTGTGCCGTGGTCCAGACACGCCCTCTCCGGGCAGGACTTGTGGCCGTCATCCTGGCCGGTTCAATCTTCTGCGGCGTGTTCCATGGCCGGGGCATACTTCGCCACGGGCTTGAGTCCATCCACCGCCTGGCCGAGCATCTCACGTCGGCTTCTGAGAACTGGGCCGGTATCGGGTCGGTGTTGGGGCAGTCATTCGGCAGTGACCGGAACGTGGTAATTGCCACCACCGCAGCCGGGGCGATTCCTTACTACTCAAACCTGCGGACGGTAGACATGCTCGGACTCGACGACCCCTGGATCGCCAGGCATGGTCGTTACCTCAGTTCCCGTCCAGGACACCATCGCGTCGCCACCCTCGGCTACCTCGTAGGCAGGGGCGTCAACCTGGTGATCGGTCCCCCGGCAATGGTCAACAGCGATTCTCTGGCCCGTACGATCGAGTTGGAACGGTTCATCTGGGGATTCGGACGTCAAGACACGGTGCCGGAGGATGCCCGGATGGTGGAGATTCCCATCGACCACGGGTACAGCCTTGTCGCATTGTACCTTGTCCGGTCAGAGCACGTCGACAGCGTAATTGCCCGGCG from bacterium carries:
- a CDS encoding Rrf2 family transcriptional regulator; the protein is MTNNSRPTGSGPFRVTEAANLGLHALAVIAASSEPTTRTREIAARLDASTAHLAKVMVALEHAGLVTGTRGPTGGYRLNRPPRQISLREIYEAVEGPMQARSCLFGEPVCKAGGCALSGYFGKLNRDVIRTLGRTRLTDLVKEFGDKNGK